The Verrucomicrobium spinosum DSM 4136 = JCM 18804 genome includes a region encoding these proteins:
- a CDS encoding polysaccharide lyase 6 family protein — MNPSLALAGLLALCIPMIGGRLAAAEVAVADAVQLRAAAAAARPGDVLVMKDGTWTDVDLLLQAHGTAEAPITLRAATPGVVVISGNSSLRIAGSHLTVEGLWFKDALPTKGDVVSFRFDAKNLASHCRLTQCAITESEGGGDGKERKWVSLYGAYHKVDHCHFAGKTGKGTLMVVWLDGGEASHVIEANSFGKRLKLGKNGGEILRVGDSDSSMQNARCRVMGNLFEECNGEVEVISNKSCENVYEGNVFRNCQGTLTLRHGNRCRVAGNAFFGNGRPHTGGIRIIGEGHRVIGNYLEKLEGAEARAAICLMNGIEKSPANGYFQVKDALVTGNYINQCRESINIGCADKDVKAPLGPLSSVMADNVIYATNRIVTLQGTGAGVRWSSGKVGGAELGYVGPVEPVQAQEVSYEAWLKATGRKPMDEGSVGASWMKRMPSS, encoded by the coding sequence ATGAACCCAAGCCTCGCCCTGGCAGGCCTGCTGGCGCTCTGCATCCCAATGATCGGTGGCCGCCTGGCTGCGGCCGAGGTCGCAGTAGCGGATGCGGTTCAACTCCGCGCTGCCGCCGCCGCCGCCCGACCGGGGGATGTGCTGGTGATGAAGGACGGCACCTGGACGGATGTGGACCTCTTGCTTCAGGCCCATGGAACGGCAGAAGCCCCCATCACCCTGCGGGCCGCCACGCCTGGAGTCGTTGTCATTTCCGGGAACTCAAGCCTGCGCATCGCCGGGAGTCATCTCACCGTGGAAGGCCTCTGGTTCAAGGACGCCCTTCCGACGAAGGGAGACGTCGTGAGCTTCCGGTTCGATGCGAAGAATCTGGCCAGCCACTGCCGCCTCACGCAATGCGCTATCACCGAGAGCGAGGGCGGTGGCGACGGCAAAGAACGCAAGTGGGTGTCTCTGTACGGCGCGTATCACAAAGTGGACCACTGCCACTTTGCCGGAAAGACGGGGAAGGGCACGCTCATGGTGGTGTGGCTGGATGGCGGCGAGGCCTCCCACGTCATCGAGGCCAACTCCTTCGGCAAGCGCCTCAAGCTGGGCAAGAACGGCGGCGAGATCCTAAGGGTGGGGGACAGTGATTCCTCCATGCAGAACGCGAGGTGCAGAGTGATGGGAAACCTCTTCGAGGAATGCAATGGGGAGGTCGAGGTGATCTCCAACAAGTCCTGTGAGAACGTGTATGAGGGCAACGTGTTTCGGAATTGCCAGGGCACCCTGACCCTCCGGCATGGAAATCGCTGCCGGGTGGCGGGCAATGCGTTTTTTGGCAATGGCCGTCCCCACACCGGCGGCATCCGCATCATAGGCGAGGGACATCGGGTGATCGGGAACTATCTGGAGAAGCTGGAGGGTGCTGAAGCCCGGGCTGCGATCTGCCTGATGAACGGCATCGAGAAGTCCCCGGCCAACGGGTATTTCCAGGTGAAGGACGCTTTGGTTACAGGCAACTACATCAACCAGTGCCGGGAGAGCATCAACATCGGCTGTGCGGACAAGGACGTGAAAGCTCCGCTGGGACCTCTGAGCTCTGTGATGGCGGACAACGTGATCTACGCGACGAATCGCATTGTGACGCTGCAGGGCACAGGTGCTGGTGTGCGCTGGAGCAGCGGAAAGGTTGGGGGAGCAGAGCTGGGGTATGTAGGCCCTGTGGAGCCCGTGCAGGCCCAAGAAGTGAGCTATGAGGCCTGGCTGAAAGCGACAGGGCGGAAGCCGATGGACGAAGGGTCGGTGGGGGCTTCGTGGATGAAGCGGATGCCGTCGTCGTAG